The proteins below are encoded in one region of Scyliorhinus torazame isolate Kashiwa2021f chromosome 16, sScyTor2.1, whole genome shotgun sequence:
- the twnk gene encoding twinkle mtDNA helicase isoform X2, giving the protein MAGGPTGSGKTTFISECALDLCIQGVNTLWGSFEINNVRLAKIMLTQFAMQRLEDQLDNYDEWADKFENLPLFFMTFHGQHSIKSVIDTMQHAVYMYDISHIVIDNLQFMMGQEHLSVDKFSAQDYIVGTFRKFASDNSCHVTLVIHPRKEEDDKELQTASIFGTAKASQEADNVLILQDKKLASGQGKRYLQVAKNRFDGDLGIFPLEFKKASLTFSAVKGKAKLRKVKEDDDATTPEQPGKPANAKEKK; this is encoded by the exons ATGGCTGGAG GTCCTACAGGCAGCGGGAAGACGACCTTTATCAGCGAGTGCGCTCTGGACCTCTGCATCCAAGGGGTGAACACACTGTGGGGAAGCTTCGAGATCAACAACGTCCGGCTGGCCAAAATCATGCTGACTCAGTTTGCGATGCAGCGCCTGGAAGATCAGCTGGACAACTACGATGAGTGGGCCGACAAGTTTGAGAACCTGCCGCTTTTCTTCATGACCTTTCATGGGCAGCACAGCATCAA GTCGGTGATCGACACCATGCAACATGCAGTGTACATGTACGACATAAGCCACATTGTGATAGACAACCTGCAGTTTATGATGGGACAGGAACATCTCTCCGTCGACAA GTTTTCCGCACAGGATTATATTGTTGGGACGTTTAGGAAGTTTGCTTCGGACAATAGTTGCCATGTGACCCTCGTCATCCACCCCAGGAAGGAGGAGGATGATAAGGAGCTGCAAACAGCTTCCATCTTTGGAACAGCCAAG GCCAGTCAGGAGGCTGACAATGTGCTCATTCTGCAAGACAAGAAGCTGGCCTCGGGACAAGGGAAGCGCTACCTGCAGGTGGCGAAGAATCGCTTCGACGGAGACCTGGGCATCTTTCCGCTGGAGTTCAAGAAGGCCTCGCTCACCTTCTCGGCCGTCAAAGGGAAAGCCAAGCTGCGGAAGGTGAAGGAGGACGACGACGCCACCACCCCAGAGCAGCCTGGGAAACCCGCCAACGCCAAAGAGAaaaaatga
- the twnk gene encoding twinkle mtDNA helicase isoform X1, protein MAGENMLNSGCRAVSGILQGSNLSRRWYSIAGITRRRQTAPPVNPAFGRSRLMLAWLRGAPQPALLSTTPSLRFCAKGNVKSKNLKADVLSAFAPVTVTEIRQYLRAKGIPFHDGYSCLHVPSLFVGKVFDTGKAEKETFTLFIDKTTGQFLCKETLLEGGWQDFQDCLEVMQKEGRDNLGPDVLLKVPESDWELSEQEMDLKEVQQIWNKAMVFADVEEEEAGLAKAMFGITKVPDPILKKLSVKYFKPTKSLVFPWFNWRDLSLKGLKLLSAKQDGRRVNYVANTLPKPSSYHNLFGLHVLTRKDTTLVLTGKETDCLAVTCATGLPCVSLPRGVSCLPPLLLPYLEQFKKITLWLGSDLLSWEASKIFARKLNVKRCSLVRPGDQQPCPQEALALGLNLGKIVKSAVPASHKSIISFRQLRDDVFGELANVDQVSGIKWQRFPDLNKLLKGHRKGELTVFTGPTGSGKTTFISECALDLCIQGVNTLWGSFEINNVRLAKIMLTQFAMQRLEDQLDNYDEWADKFENLPLFFMTFHGQHSIKSVIDTMQHAVYMYDISHIVIDNLQFMMGQEHLSVDKFSAQDYIVGTFRKFASDNSCHVTLVIHPRKEEDDKELQTASIFGTAKASQEADNVLILQDKKLASGQGKRYLQVAKNRFDGDLGIFPLEFKKASLTFSAVKGKAKLRKVKEDDDATTPEQPGKPANAKEKK, encoded by the exons ATGGCTGGAG AGAACATGCTCAACAGTGGCTGCAGAGCGGTTAGCGGGATCCTGCAGGGATCAAACCTGTCCCGAAGATGGTACAGCATCGCGGGCATCACCCGCAGGCGACAGACTGCGCCACCGGTTAACCCTGCCTTTGGAAGGTCCCGCCTGATGTTGGCCTGGCTGAGAGGCGCACCGCAGCCAGCTCTTCTCAGCACCACGCCCTCGCTGCGTTTCTGCGCCAAGGGGAACGTTAAAAGCAAGAACTTAAAAGCTGACGTCTTGTCCGCCTTCGCTCCCGTGACAGTGACTGAAATCCGGCAGTACCTCCGGGCGAAGGGCATCCCGTTCCATGACGGGTACAGCTGCCTCCACGTTCCGAGCTTGTTCGTCGGCAAGGTGTTTGACACGGGCAAGGCGGAGAAGGAGACCTTCACACTCTTCATCGACAAGACCACGGGCCAGTTCCTGTGCAAGGAGACTCTGCTGGAGGGGGGTTGGCAGGacttccaggactgtctggaagtgatGCAGAAGGAAGGACGGGACAACCTGGGCCCGGATGTGCTGCTGAAGGTGCCGGAGAGCGACTGGGAGCTGAGCGAGCAGGAGATGGACCTGAAGGAGGTGCAACAGATCTGGAACAAAGCGATGGTCTTTGCTGATGTGGAGGAAGAGGAGGCGGGCCTGGCCAAGGCCATGTTCGGGATCACAAAGGTCCCCGACCCGATTCTGAAAAAGCTGAGTGTGAAGTACTTCAAGCCCACCAAAAGTCTGGTGTTCCCCTGGTTTAATTGGAGGGATTTGAGTTTGAAAGGGTTAAAGCTGCTTTCAGCCAAGCAAGATGGCCGCCGGGTCAACTATGTGGCAAATACCCTGCCAAAGCCCAGCAGCTACCACAACCTCTTTGGTCTCCATGTCCTAACGAGGAAGGATACGACACTGGTCCTGACGGGGAAGGAAACTGACTGCCTGGCAGTGACCTGTGCCACTGGCCTACCCTGCGTCTCCTTGCCCAGGGGGGTGAGCTGCCTGCCTCCCCTGCTCCTGCCGTACCTGGAGCAGTTTAAGAAGATCACCCTTTGGCTGGGCAGCGACCTCCTCTCCTGGGAGGCCTCCAAGATCTTCGCCCGCAAGCTCAACGTGAAGCGTTGCTCCCTGGTGAGGCCGGGTGACCAACAGCCCTGCCCCCAGGAGGCTCTGGCCCTGGGCCTCAACCTGGGTAAGATCGTGAAGAGCGCCGTGCCCGCCAGTCACAAGTCCATCATCTCCTTCCGCCAGCTGCGAGACGACGTGTTTGGGGAGTTGGCCAATGTCGACCAGGTCTCCGGGATCAAATGGCAGCGGTTCCCCGATTTGAACAAACTCCTCAAAGGGCACCGCAAAGGGGAGCTCACCGTTTTCACAG GTCCTACAGGCAGCGGGAAGACGACCTTTATCAGCGAGTGCGCTCTGGACCTCTGCATCCAAGGGGTGAACACACTGTGGGGAAGCTTCGAGATCAACAACGTCCGGCTGGCCAAAATCATGCTGACTCAGTTTGCGATGCAGCGCCTGGAAGATCAGCTGGACAACTACGATGAGTGGGCCGACAAGTTTGAGAACCTGCCGCTTTTCTTCATGACCTTTCATGGGCAGCACAGCATCAA GTCGGTGATCGACACCATGCAACATGCAGTGTACATGTACGACATAAGCCACATTGTGATAGACAACCTGCAGTTTATGATGGGACAGGAACATCTCTCCGTCGACAA GTTTTCCGCACAGGATTATATTGTTGGGACGTTTAGGAAGTTTGCTTCGGACAATAGTTGCCATGTGACCCTCGTCATCCACCCCAGGAAGGAGGAGGATGATAAGGAGCTGCAAACAGCTTCCATCTTTGGAACAGCCAAG GCCAGTCAGGAGGCTGACAATGTGCTCATTCTGCAAGACAAGAAGCTGGCCTCGGGACAAGGGAAGCGCTACCTGCAGGTGGCGAAGAATCGCTTCGACGGAGACCTGGGCATCTTTCCGCTGGAGTTCAAGAAGGCCTCGCTCACCTTCTCGGCCGTCAAAGGGAAAGCCAAGCTGCGGAAGGTGAAGGAGGACGACGACGCCACCACCCCAGAGCAGCCTGGGAAACCCGCCAACGCCAAAGAGAaaaaatga